CAGGTCGCGCTCGACGAACTCGAGGTCGACGCCGAACCGGTCGACATCACCTCGCGCGCGGCGACGCCGGCCGACGACTAAGCACCGAGACCACTCGTTCTTTTCAGCCCCGTGAAGCGGCCCCGCCGTCAGCCTGTAGCTCACTGTCGGTCAGTGTGGAACTCGTTTCACGGGCGGCTCTCGGCGAGGCGCGGCGATGCTATCTCTCGATCACACGGAGCAGACAGCCGTTCAACCGGTGGTCGCGGCCGGCACCGGTTCGATCTCGGTCACCTCGAACCGGGCACCGCCGGGTTCTCCGTCGGTCACCGACAGGGACCAGCCGTGTGCGGTGGCGATCGACTTGACGACCGCCAGTCCGATACCCGTCCCTTCGTCACGCGTGGAATAGCCGTACTCGAAGACGCGATCGCGATCGTCGGCCGGAATCCCCGGTCCGTCGTCGGAGACGTACACGCCGGCACCCGTCTCCGTCTCGAGCGGCCCGACGCGGACCGTCTCGGCGCCGTGGTCGACGGCGTTGCGAAACAGATTCTCGAACAGCGATCGGAGACGCGACGGATCCGCACGGATTCGGACGGGATCGATGTCGTTCTCGAGGGTCGCCACGCCGGTATCGCTGGTCCCCCACGCGTCGTCGACGACCGAGCGGAGCGCGACGGCTTCCTGCTGGTCGATCGCTGCCTCCTCCCGAGTGAGCGTTAGCAGGTCTCCGATCGTTTCCTCGATTCGCTCGAGAGCGGTCATCGTCTCGCGGACGTGGTCGACCTCGCCGGTCTCGAGAGCTAACTCCGCGTACCCGGTAGCGACGGAGACGGGGTTTCGCAAGTCGTGCGAGAGGACACTTGCGAACCGCTCGAGCTGCTGCGTCCGGTGTTCCAGTTCTTGTGCGTGGCGCTCGAGTTCAGTGACGTCGCGAACGATCAGCGCGTAGCCGCGGGGCTCACCACCGCTCGAGATTTCGGTCGTGTCGATTCGCAGTGTTCGAGTCTCTCCATCGATTGAGACGTGAAGGCGCTCGGCAAACGGCGACTCGAGCGGTTCGTCGGACGACTGGATGCTAGCGTCTCCCCCGTCGTCGGCGGCTCGCGGCTCCGGAACGACCATTGACGGATACGCGTCGTCGAGACACTGCCCGAGACAGTCCTCGAGCGCCGGAAAGAGTTCGGCCGCCGTCCGGTTGAAGTCAACGACGGTCCGGTTCGCGTCGACCACGAGGACCGCGTCCCCGAGGGACTCGAATAGCCGATCCCGCGCGAGCGGCGCGACTGCGAACGACTGGTTTTTGAACAGTCCGATGGCAATGATTCCGCTGAAGATTCCCGCGCCGAAGACACCGTACGGGAATCGCGCCACCGGGAGCGCGTCTGTCTGGGTGAGATACGCAAAGAAGATGATCGGTCCCATTCCGGCGAGGACAGCGCCCGTTTGTAACCGAGCCGTTCGACGCGAAAAGAGAAACTGTCGAAAGAGCAGCGCGAGCGTCGTGAGTGCGTAAAGATGCGTCAACGCGCCGAGTCGCAGAAGGCCCGTCGTCTCGGCGACGACCAGCTGCGGAAACGGCTCCAACTCGAGGCCGAACCCGGTAGCTAACAGTCCGTGGACGGGGTTCGTAAGGACCAGTCCGCCGGGAACGACGACGCTGGTGCCGAGGGCGAGCCACACCGGCGGCGTCAGCCAGTACTCTCTGCCGGTGTAGTAAACGGCGAAGACGAACCAGATGACCGGGAGGACGATCACCAGTGCGTACCACGAGTGCCACCAGAACGCCTTCAGCGACTGGCTCGAACTCAGTAGTTGGCCGGCCGCACACGTAACCATCACGGCGTGTGCCACCTGCAGGACGATCATCACGCTTCCGGCCCGGTCGCGGGTCCGGCGTCGGATCCACCATACGACGCCCAGCGAGATGACGAAGGTGAGTGCGAGCCCGACGAGGTGGGCGGTGTAGATCGCGGTCATCGTATTGTCGTTCGGCGGATCGAAAATACCCTTTGCGGCCACGACGGCGGAACGGCGCGTTCCTGACAGTCGCTACTCGCGTGGCCCTCCCGCCGCCCGGAACATCGATCGACCGTAACTGTTTCAGTGAGTGGTACCACCAATTCATACATGGTCGAGCGAGTCATCTGCTATCGAACGCCCTCGACGGTCGCTGACGTCGACGCAGTTTCCGAGTGGCTGGACGAGCGAACCGACACCGACGTGACCGTTCGGGACCGGTTCCTCGACGTCCGCCGGAGCGACGACCTCGCCGAGCGGTTCGCCGAGGCGCGAGTCCCCTCCCCCTACGAGCGGGAAACCGGCAACACGATGCTCGGAACGATCCGCTACGAGGAACGGGCCCTCGAGCACCCCGAGCGCGAGGGCGGCGTCCTCTACGACGGCGCGCAGATCCAGCGGGCGCTCAACAGCGCGCTTCCGGCGGCCGAACGGGACCTCGAGACGCTCCACGTCGCGATTCTGGACCGCGCGATCGGCACCTGGGGCGACCACGACGGCCGCTGGCACAAGCGCGTGACCGTCCCCGGCCAGCCCGCGCTGGTATCGGTGCCGGGACTCTACGAGGCACCCGCCAAGCCAGAGGAATACTACAAGGAGAAACAGCGTCACGCGCTCCTCGCCGGCGACGCGCCGCCACGGGAGGTCCTCGAGAACCAGGTCGAGGGCGAGTTCCTGGTCGAAAACGATCCGCGAACGACGGACGCGCTGAAGGGGTACGTCCTGCAGGCGTACCACTACCTCGAGACGGGCGAGGCCTTCTGCGATCAGGAGGGCTGTCGGCTCTTCAACGCCCACTACCACGAGGATCTGATCGAGGCGCAGTTGCGCGAGCCGGCGTTCTGCACGGCACACGCCCGCCTGTACGAACAGCGAGAGGCGTGAGCGGCCGTCCCGCTACGAAGCGCGGGAGCGCCACTCGGCATTGCCAGAACCGCAGTCCTCTTTTGTGACAGCCGACTCCGACAACGTACAATGAGTGCTCCGTTTACCGTCGCGGTTCCCGTCCGGTATCGCGATCTCGATCCGCTGGACCACGTCAATCACGCCGTCTTCGCGACCTACCTCGAGATCGCGCGCACCGACTACCTGGAATCGGTCGTCGACATCCCCGCCGAGGATATCTCCTTCGTCATCGCGAACCTCGAGATCGACTACGAGCGGCCGATTGTCAAGGGCGACGACCCCGAGGTCTCCCTCCGCGTCTCGCGTCTGGGCGACTCGAGTTGCACGATGATCTACGAGATCCGCGTCGGCGACGACGTCGCTGCGACGGCGGAGACGACCATGGTCCACATCGATTCCGAGACGAAACGACCCGCGCCGTTCCCCGACGAGATCCGCGAGCCGATCGCGGCGTACGAGGGCCTCGAGACGACGGCCTGAGTCGACCTGCAACACGCGCGACGCTGTCCTTTTTTATTCGAGTTTCCCACCGGTCAGTCGTACGACCCCGAAGACGTGGCGTTCGTCGGCGACGGCCGTCGACCGCTCGCGGAGGCGCGCGTGGGCAGTCCGAATCTTCTCGTCCAGTCTGCGGTGTGGGTCGTCCTCGTAGCGCAGCTTCGTCGTCGGCGGCGTCGAGAGGACGACGATCGCCCGGAAGACCGCATTGACCGCCGGCGCGTACCACTCGCGGCTCGAGGTGGCGTTGGCAAGGAAGACGTGACCGCCGGGGCCGACGCGGTCGCACCAGTCGTCGACCGCGCCTGCGGGATCGGCGAGCATGCCGACGACGAACGTCGCGAGGATCGCGTCGACGTCCGACTCAGCGGCCAGCGGCGGTTGCGTCGCATCGCCTCGAACCACGTGGACGTTGTCGTACTCGGCCGTCAGCTCCCGGGCCCGCTCGAGCACCGGCCCGGTGAAATCGACCCCGACGACGGTTCCCTCGGGGCCGACCCGCTCGCGCAGGTACGGGAGGTTCGCGCCCGTCCCACAGCCCATCTCGACGACGGTGTCTCCGGGCTCGAGTCGGCAGGCGGCGGCCCCGCGCCGTCGCAGCTTCGGGATACCGGGGGTTCGACGCGCGACGAGATCGTAGAGGTAGGCCCAGCGGCCGTAGAACTCCTGTGCGCTCTCGGCGTCGGTCTCCGCGCGCAGCCTTCGGAGCCGCGAGCGCAGGCCCGCCATCTCAGATCAACGAGCGAACCGTGTCCGCGACCGATTCGGCGTCCGGTCCCAGCACGTAGATCAGCGGCTCGATTCCCATGCCGCCGGTCTGGTAGAGCACCGTCGCCTCGGGTTCGTCCTCGATCGCGGCGCCCACGCTCGAGGCGACGTCGCTGGATTCGTCGAACTCCGCGGTCACGTGGCCCTGCTCGGTCAGTTCGGAGAGGAGGTCCGGCTCGTAGCGAATGTTGATCGCCGACGACGCGTCCGCGCCGTGCTCGCGCGCGGCCAGCAGGACGCTCGCGACGTGTTCGGAGACGCCGAACTCGGGGTCGGACGGCACCGTCGCCTGCCCCTTGACGTCGAAGATCCGGCCGGGGACGCCGGCGACGTCGTCGACGTCGTCCGCGTCGGGCGTGCAGGCGACCAGATTGGCGCCGACCGCCGGGATCAGGGTCGTGAAGCCGCCCGCGTTCTCGAGGATGCGCAGCCCGCGGCGCAGCGACGAGAGGACGCGTTCGCTGGTCCGCAGGTCGTTCT
Above is a genomic segment from Haloterrigena salifodinae containing:
- a CDS encoding class I SAM-dependent methyltransferase, translated to MAGLRSRLRRLRAETDAESAQEFYGRWAYLYDLVARRTPGIPKLRRRGAAACRLEPGDTVVEMGCGTGANLPYLRERVGPEGTVVGVDFTGPVLERARELTAEYDNVHVVRGDATQPPLAAESDVDAILATFVVGMLADPAGAVDDWCDRVGPGGHVFLANATSSREWYAPAVNAVFRAIVVLSTPPTTKLRYEDDPHRRLDEKIRTAHARLRERSTAVADERHVFGVVRLTGGKLE
- a CDS encoding thiamine-phosphate synthase family protein, whose translation is MQFVEEIVVDEFLPTIRSLLAGELRDRGLTQSEVADVLGISQSAVSKYAHGDVTTNDRIADDERVEALVSELADGLAAGDVTPVQALIEIEILVRDLESGGDLLAQLHEDAVPELADHGASFRVHDPENDLRTSERVLSSLRRGLRILENAGGFTTLIPAVGANLVACTPDADDVDDVAGVPGRIFDVKGQATVPSDPEFGVSEHVASVLLAAREHGADASSAINIRYEPDLLSELTEQGHVTAEFDESSDVASSVGAAIEDEPEATVLYQTGGMGIEPLIYVLGPDAESVADTVRSLI
- a CDS encoding DUF7001 family protein, which gives rise to MVERVICYRTPSTVADVDAVSEWLDERTDTDVTVRDRFLDVRRSDDLAERFAEARVPSPYERETGNTMLGTIRYEERALEHPEREGGVLYDGAQIQRALNSALPAAERDLETLHVAILDRAIGTWGDHDGRWHKRVTVPGQPALVSVPGLYEAPAKPEEYYKEKQRHALLAGDAPPREVLENQVEGEFLVENDPRTTDALKGYVLQAYHYLETGEAFCDQEGCRLFNAHYHEDLIEAQLREPAFCTAHARLYEQREA
- a CDS encoding histidine kinase N-terminal 7TM domain-containing protein; the encoded protein is MTAIYTAHLVGLALTFVISLGVVWWIRRRTRDRAGSVMIVLQVAHAVMVTCAAGQLLSSSQSLKAFWWHSWYALVIVLPVIWFVFAVYYTGREYWLTPPVWLALGTSVVVPGGLVLTNPVHGLLATGFGLELEPFPQLVVAETTGLLRLGALTHLYALTTLALLFRQFLFSRRTARLQTGAVLAGMGPIIFFAYLTQTDALPVARFPYGVFGAGIFSGIIAIGLFKNQSFAVAPLARDRLFESLGDAVLVVDANRTVVDFNRTAAELFPALEDCLGQCLDDAYPSMVVPEPRAADDGGDASIQSSDEPLESPFAERLHVSIDGETRTLRIDTTEISSGGEPRGYALIVRDVTELERHAQELEHRTQQLERFASVLSHDLRNPVSVATGYAELALETGEVDHVRETMTALERIEETIGDLLTLTREEAAIDQQEAVALRSVVDDAWGTSDTGVATLENDIDPVRIRADPSRLRSLFENLFRNAVDHGAETVRVGPLETETGAGVYVSDDGPGIPADDRDRVFEYGYSTRDEGTGIGLAVVKSIATAHGWSLSVTDGEPGGARFEVTEIEPVPAATTG
- a CDS encoding acyl-CoA thioesterase yields the protein MSAPFTVAVPVRYRDLDPLDHVNHAVFATYLEIARTDYLESVVDIPAEDISFVIANLEIDYERPIVKGDDPEVSLRVSRLGDSSCTMIYEIRVGDDVAATAETTMVHIDSETKRPAPFPDEIREPIAAYEGLETTA